A genome region from Hevea brasiliensis isolate MT/VB/25A 57/8 chromosome 9, ASM3005281v1, whole genome shotgun sequence includes the following:
- the LOC110640628 gene encoding DExH-box ATP-dependent RNA helicase DExH11 isoform X1 — translation MDRIQATNELAFRVGFSGYSGHLRVEPLSTVERTNPVKSLPDFILPPAFPRENHESLKEHLEEEYLLPRLDSDELSAEKAGRQWDFDWFERVKVIQEPSLPRSVVVPTWELPFRRQKSGSEQGRWEPNSVQVDMSELTVGAPDSSPLPRVAGPAKDFVRGSINKRPFRPGGLDDSQSLERILPSGATNGEWVHELLNGGPAQSTAPSLKQGLDLGELKAYPCSWNVYKDQSPFNTTSKEKLNELSVQFDDLFKKAWEEDIITEYEGDGHLSKEDSPKSDDEVGKIDVFESVSETALSVLDEILSAESGGLASKSDGSVDAGGRQQKEAWALSGSSEWIAEHFYELVPDMALNFPFELDTFQKEAIYYLEKGDSVFVAAHTSAGKTVVAEYAFALASKHCTRAVYTAPIKTISNQKYRDFCGKFDVGLLTGDISLRPESSCLIMTTEILRSMLYRGADIIRDIEWVIFDEVHYVNDAERGVVWEEVIIMLPRHVNIVLLSATVPNKVEFADWIGRTKQKKIQVTGTAKRPVPLEHCLFFSGELYKICENETFIPQGLKAAKDALKKNSTNTVGRGSLAMRDGGYGQKREYSNRSKQNKHSGSQNFGSFSGISGGNQNNGSGQNNWGSRRSEASQWLQLVNKLSKKSLLPVVIFCFSKNRCDKSADCMSGTDLTSSSEKSGIRVFCDKAFSRLKGSDRNLPQIVRVQSLLRRGIGVHHAGLLPIVKEVVEMLFCRGVIKVLFSTETFAMGVNAPARTVVFDTLTKFDGKEFRQLLPGEYTQMAGRAGRRGLDKIGTVVVMCRDEIPEENDLNHVIAGSATRLESQFRLTYIMILHLLRVEELKVEDMLKRSFAEFHTQKTLPETQQILMRKLAQPTKAIECIKGEPAIEEYYDMYLEAEEYGNQISEAVMLSSDAQRLLFPGRVVVVKSQSAQDHLLGVVVKGPSTNMKQYIVLVLKPDLPSSMQISNVQDKRSGDGPQAYLLMPKSKRGVEDYFYPSTSRKGSGAINIKLPHQGSAAGVGYEVRAMDSKEFLCICKSKIKINPAGLLEDISNTAFSKTVQELLELKSEGKKYPPALDPREGGYSVSDLKMKDMNLVEAYNKWTRLLQKMSMNKCHGCIKLEEHITLAREIKKHKDEIDKLKYQMSDEALQQMPDFQGRIDVLKEIGCIDADLVVQIKGRVACEMNSGEELICTECLFENQLDDLEPEEAVAIMSAFVFQQRNTSEPSLTPKLSEAKKRLYNTAIRLGELQVHFKLLIKPEEYAQDNLKFGLVRVVYEWAKGTPFADICELTDVPEGLIVRTIVRLDETCREFKNAAAIMGNSALYKKMEAASNAIKRDIVFAASLYITGV, via the exons GTGGATATGTCAGAATTAACTGTTGGAGCTCCAGATTCTAGTCCCTTGCCACGAGTTGCTGGACCTGCAAAGGACTTTGTGAGAGGAAGCATCAACAAACGCCCTTTTCGCCCAGGAGGTTTGGATGATTCTCAATCTTTAGAGAGAATTCTTCCATCTGGTGCTACTAATGGCGAATGGGTGCATGAGCTGCTAAATGGTGGTCCAGCTCAGTCCACTGCCCCGAGCCTCAAGCAAGGATTAGACCTTGGTGAGCTTAAG GCATATCCATGCTCGTGGAATGTTTACAAGGACCAAAGTCCATTCAATACCACATCAAAGGAAAAGTTG AATGAGTTGTCTGTACAGTTCGATGACTTGTTCAAAAAGGCCTGGGAGGAGGATATTATTACAGAATATGAAGGAGATG GTCATTTGTCAAAAGAGGATTCTCCAAAGTCAGATGATGAAGTGGGCAAGATTGATGTGTTCGAAAGTGTTTCTGAGACTGCATTGTCTGTGTTGGATGAGATTTTGTCTGCTGAATCAGGTGGATTGGCATCAAAAtctgatggaagtgttgatgcTGGTGGCCGCCAGCAGAAAGAG GCATGGGCTCTTAGTGGCAGTAGTGAATGGATTGCAGAACACTTCTACGAACTAGTTCCTGACATGGCACTTAATTTTCCTTTTGAATTGGATACATTCCAAAAGGAG GCAATATATTATTTGGAAAAGGGAGATTCTGTTTTTGTGGCAGCTCATACCTCAGCGGGAAAGACAGTAGTGGCAGAGTATGCTTTTGCTTTGGCATCGAAA CACTGCACCAGAGCTGTCTATACTGCTCCGATTAAAACTATCAGCAACCAAAAGTATCGAGATTTTTGTGGGAAGTTTGATGTTGGCCTTCTTACTGGTGATATTAGCTTGAGGCCAGAGTCTTCTTGTCTCATAATGACCACTGAAATATTGAGGTCAATGCTTTATCGAGGTGCTGATATTATAAGAGATATTGAATGG GTCATATTTGATGAAGTTCATTATGTCAATGATGCTGAAAGAGGTGTTGTTTGGGAAGAAGTTATAATCATGCTTCCAAGGCATGTAAATATTGTCCTGCTTTCAGCCACG GTACCAAACAAAGTTGAATTTGCGGACTGGATTGGTCGGACGAAACAAAAGAAAATCCAAGTTACTGG AACTGCAAAAAGACCAGTCCCATTGGAGCATTGCCTTTTCTTTTCTGGAGAACTTTACAAAATATGTGAGAATGAAACTTTTATACCTCAGGGATTGAAAGCTGCTAAAGATGCACTCAAGAAAAATAGTACAAATACAGTTGGTAGAGGATCATTAGCAATGCGGGATGGGGGTTATGGTCAGAAACGTGAATACTCTAATCGTAGCAAACAGAATAAACATTCTGGTTCACAAAATTTTGGAAGCTTCTCTGGGATTAGTGGGGGAAATCAAAACAATGGAAGTGGCCAAAACAACTGGGGTTCAAGGAGGTCAGAGGCTTCCCAATGGTTGCAGCTTGTTAACAAGCTCTCAAAGAAATCTCTATTACCT GTAGTAATATTTTGTTTCTCAAAGAATCGGTGTGATAAATCAGCTGATTGCATGTCTGGAACTGATCTCACTAGTAGTTCTGAGAAAAGTGGGATCCGTGTTTTTTGTGATAAAGCATTTTCACGACTGAAAGGATCTGACCGAAATTTACCACAG ATTGTTAGAGTTCAGAGCCTTCTTCGTAGAGGGATTGGTGTACATCATGCAGGACTGCTTCCAATTGTTAAAGAAGTTGTTGAAATGCTTTTTTGCCGTGGTGTCATTAAG GTATTGTTTTCAACAGAGACATTTGCTATGGGGGTTAATGCCCCCGCTAGAACG GTTGTATTTGATACCTTAACGAAGTTTGATGGTAAGGAATTTAGACAATTGCTTCCTGGAGAATATACTCAAATGGCAGGTCGTGCTGGCAGGAGAGGACTTGACAAAATTGGTACAGTTGTTGTGATGTGCCGTGATGAGATCCCTGAAGAGAATGATTTGAATCACGTTATTGCTGGAAGTGCTACCAGGCTTGAATCTCAGTTTCGATTAACTTATATTATGATCTTACATCTCCTCCGCGTGGAGGAATTGAAG GTGGAGGACATGTTGAAAAGAAGCTTTGCTGAGTTCCATACTCAAAAGACACTTCCTGAAACACAACAAATTCTGATGCGAAAGCTTGCTCAGCCTACCAAAGCTATTGA ATGCATAAAAGGTGAACCAGCGATTGAAGAATACTATGACATGTACTTGGAAGCTGAGGAATATGGGAATCAGATATCAGAGGCAGTCATGCTGTCCTCTGATGCCCAGCGACTTCTTTTTCCTGGAAGAGTGGTAGTTGTGAAGTCGCAATCA GCACAAGACCACTTGCTTGGAGTTGTTGTGAAGGGGCCTTCTACGAATATGAAGCAATACATAGTTTTAGTTCTGAAACCTGATCTGCCATCATCAATGCAGATTTCCAACGTGCAAGATAAAAGGAGTGGTGATGGCCCACAAGCTTATTTGCTTATGCCAAAATCAAAGCGTGGTGTAGAAGATTACTTTTACCCTTCCACTTCGCGCAAAGGATCGGGTGCTATCAACATAAAATTACCACACCAAGGCAGTGCTGCTGGTGTTGGTTATGAGGTTAGAGCAATGGATAGTAAAGAATTCTTATGTATATGCAAAAGTAAAATAAAGATTAACCCGGCTGGACTTCTTGAGGATATTAGTAATACAGCTTTCTCGAAGACAGTTCAAGAGTTGTTGGAACTGAAATCTGAAGGAAAAAAATACCCTCCAGCCTTAGATCCACGGGAAG GTGGCTATTCTGTTTCAGATCTGAAGATGAAAGATATGAATCTTGTGGAAGCATATAACAAATGGACTAGGCTGCTGCAAAAGATGTCAATGAATAAGTGTCATGGGTGTATAAAATTGGAGGAGCACATAACCTTGGCAAGAGAGATAAAGAAGCATAAAGATGAAATTGATAAGTTAAAATATCAAATGTCTGATGAAGCATTACAACAGATGCCAGACTTTCAGGGCAGG ATAGATGTTCTGAAGGAAATTGGTTGTATAGATGCTGACCTTGTCGTACAAATTAAAGGTCGTGTTGCTTGTGAGATGAATTCAGGGGAGGAGTTGATATGTACCGAGTGTTTATTTGAGAATCAGCTTGATGACCTGGAACCTGAAGAAGCTGTGGCCATAATGTCTGCGTTTGTGTTTCAGCAGAGGAACACATCTGAGCCTTCTCTTACTCCCAAGTTGTCTGAAGCTAAAAAGAG ACTGTACAACACAGCAATAAGGCTTGGAGAGCTTCAAGTCCACTTTAAATTACTGATAAAACCTGAAGAGTATGCGCAGGACAATCTGAAGTTTGGTCTTGTGAGAGTAGTTTATGAGTGGGCAAAG GGAACTCCATTTGCTGATATCTGTGAGCTTACTGACGTTCCTGAAGGCTTGATAGTGCGAACCATTGTCAGACTGGATGAGACATGTCGAGAGTTTAAAAATGCCGCTGCTATCATGGGTAATTCTGCACTCTACAAGAAAATGGAAGCTGCATCCAATGCAATAAAACGAGACATTGTTTTTGCAGCAAGCTTGTACATTACAGGAGTTTAA
- the LOC110640628 gene encoding DExH-box ATP-dependent RNA helicase DExH11 isoform X3, giving the protein MDRIQATNELAFRVGFSGYSGHLRVEPLSTVERTNPVKSLPDFILVDMSELTVGAPDSSPLPRVAGPAKDFVRGSINKRPFRPGGLDDSQSLERILPSGATNGEWVHELLNGGPAQSTAPSLKQGLDLGELKAYPCSWNVYKDQSPFNTTSKEKLNELSVQFDDLFKKAWEEDIITEYEGDGHLSKEDSPKSDDEVGKIDVFESVSETALSVLDEILSAESGGLASKSDGSVDAGGRQQKEAWALSGSSEWIAEHFYELVPDMALNFPFELDTFQKEAIYYLEKGDSVFVAAHTSAGKTVVAEYAFALASKHCTRAVYTAPIKTISNQKYRDFCGKFDVGLLTGDISLRPESSCLIMTTEILRSMLYRGADIIRDIEWVIFDEVHYVNDAERGVVWEEVIIMLPRHVNIVLLSATVPNKVEFADWIGRTKQKKIQVTGTAKRPVPLEHCLFFSGELYKICENETFIPQGLKAAKDALKKNSTNTVGRGSLAMRDGGYGQKREYSNRSKQNKHSGSQNFGSFSGISGGNQNNGSGQNNWGSRRSEASQWLQLVNKLSKKSLLPVVIFCFSKNRCDKSADCMSGTDLTSSSEKSGIRVFCDKAFSRLKGSDRNLPQIVRVQSLLRRGIGVHHAGLLPIVKEVVEMLFCRGVIKVLFSTETFAMGVNAPARTVVFDTLTKFDGKEFRQLLPGEYTQMAGRAGRRGLDKIGTVVVMCRDEIPEENDLNHVIAGSATRLESQFRLTYIMILHLLRVEELKVEDMLKRSFAEFHTQKTLPETQQILMRKLAQPTKAIECIKGEPAIEEYYDMYLEAEEYGNQISEAVMLSSDAQRLLFPGRVVVVKSQSAQDHLLGVVVKGPSTNMKQYIVLVLKPDLPSSMQISNVQDKRSGDGPQAYLLMPKSKRGVEDYFYPSTSRKGSGAINIKLPHQGSAAGVGYEVRAMDSKEFLCICKSKIKINPAGLLEDISNTAFSKTVQELLELKSEGKKYPPALDPREGGYSVSDLKMKDMNLVEAYNKWTRLLQKMSMNKCHGCIKLEEHITLAREIKKHKDEIDKLKYQMSDEALQQMPDFQGRIDVLKEIGCIDADLVVQIKGRVACEMNSGEELICTECLFENQLDDLEPEEAVAIMSAFVFQQRNTSEPSLTPKLSEAKKRLYNTAIRLGELQVHFKLLIKPEEYAQDNLKFGLVRVVYEWAKGTPFADICELTDVPEGLIVRTIVRLDETCREFKNAAAIMGNSALYKKMEAASNAIKRDIVFAASLYITGV; this is encoded by the exons GTGGATATGTCAGAATTAACTGTTGGAGCTCCAGATTCTAGTCCCTTGCCACGAGTTGCTGGACCTGCAAAGGACTTTGTGAGAGGAAGCATCAACAAACGCCCTTTTCGCCCAGGAGGTTTGGATGATTCTCAATCTTTAGAGAGAATTCTTCCATCTGGTGCTACTAATGGCGAATGGGTGCATGAGCTGCTAAATGGTGGTCCAGCTCAGTCCACTGCCCCGAGCCTCAAGCAAGGATTAGACCTTGGTGAGCTTAAG GCATATCCATGCTCGTGGAATGTTTACAAGGACCAAAGTCCATTCAATACCACATCAAAGGAAAAGTTG AATGAGTTGTCTGTACAGTTCGATGACTTGTTCAAAAAGGCCTGGGAGGAGGATATTATTACAGAATATGAAGGAGATG GTCATTTGTCAAAAGAGGATTCTCCAAAGTCAGATGATGAAGTGGGCAAGATTGATGTGTTCGAAAGTGTTTCTGAGACTGCATTGTCTGTGTTGGATGAGATTTTGTCTGCTGAATCAGGTGGATTGGCATCAAAAtctgatggaagtgttgatgcTGGTGGCCGCCAGCAGAAAGAG GCATGGGCTCTTAGTGGCAGTAGTGAATGGATTGCAGAACACTTCTACGAACTAGTTCCTGACATGGCACTTAATTTTCCTTTTGAATTGGATACATTCCAAAAGGAG GCAATATATTATTTGGAAAAGGGAGATTCTGTTTTTGTGGCAGCTCATACCTCAGCGGGAAAGACAGTAGTGGCAGAGTATGCTTTTGCTTTGGCATCGAAA CACTGCACCAGAGCTGTCTATACTGCTCCGATTAAAACTATCAGCAACCAAAAGTATCGAGATTTTTGTGGGAAGTTTGATGTTGGCCTTCTTACTGGTGATATTAGCTTGAGGCCAGAGTCTTCTTGTCTCATAATGACCACTGAAATATTGAGGTCAATGCTTTATCGAGGTGCTGATATTATAAGAGATATTGAATGG GTCATATTTGATGAAGTTCATTATGTCAATGATGCTGAAAGAGGTGTTGTTTGGGAAGAAGTTATAATCATGCTTCCAAGGCATGTAAATATTGTCCTGCTTTCAGCCACG GTACCAAACAAAGTTGAATTTGCGGACTGGATTGGTCGGACGAAACAAAAGAAAATCCAAGTTACTGG AACTGCAAAAAGACCAGTCCCATTGGAGCATTGCCTTTTCTTTTCTGGAGAACTTTACAAAATATGTGAGAATGAAACTTTTATACCTCAGGGATTGAAAGCTGCTAAAGATGCACTCAAGAAAAATAGTACAAATACAGTTGGTAGAGGATCATTAGCAATGCGGGATGGGGGTTATGGTCAGAAACGTGAATACTCTAATCGTAGCAAACAGAATAAACATTCTGGTTCACAAAATTTTGGAAGCTTCTCTGGGATTAGTGGGGGAAATCAAAACAATGGAAGTGGCCAAAACAACTGGGGTTCAAGGAGGTCAGAGGCTTCCCAATGGTTGCAGCTTGTTAACAAGCTCTCAAAGAAATCTCTATTACCT GTAGTAATATTTTGTTTCTCAAAGAATCGGTGTGATAAATCAGCTGATTGCATGTCTGGAACTGATCTCACTAGTAGTTCTGAGAAAAGTGGGATCCGTGTTTTTTGTGATAAAGCATTTTCACGACTGAAAGGATCTGACCGAAATTTACCACAG ATTGTTAGAGTTCAGAGCCTTCTTCGTAGAGGGATTGGTGTACATCATGCAGGACTGCTTCCAATTGTTAAAGAAGTTGTTGAAATGCTTTTTTGCCGTGGTGTCATTAAG GTATTGTTTTCAACAGAGACATTTGCTATGGGGGTTAATGCCCCCGCTAGAACG GTTGTATTTGATACCTTAACGAAGTTTGATGGTAAGGAATTTAGACAATTGCTTCCTGGAGAATATACTCAAATGGCAGGTCGTGCTGGCAGGAGAGGACTTGACAAAATTGGTACAGTTGTTGTGATGTGCCGTGATGAGATCCCTGAAGAGAATGATTTGAATCACGTTATTGCTGGAAGTGCTACCAGGCTTGAATCTCAGTTTCGATTAACTTATATTATGATCTTACATCTCCTCCGCGTGGAGGAATTGAAG GTGGAGGACATGTTGAAAAGAAGCTTTGCTGAGTTCCATACTCAAAAGACACTTCCTGAAACACAACAAATTCTGATGCGAAAGCTTGCTCAGCCTACCAAAGCTATTGA ATGCATAAAAGGTGAACCAGCGATTGAAGAATACTATGACATGTACTTGGAAGCTGAGGAATATGGGAATCAGATATCAGAGGCAGTCATGCTGTCCTCTGATGCCCAGCGACTTCTTTTTCCTGGAAGAGTGGTAGTTGTGAAGTCGCAATCA GCACAAGACCACTTGCTTGGAGTTGTTGTGAAGGGGCCTTCTACGAATATGAAGCAATACATAGTTTTAGTTCTGAAACCTGATCTGCCATCATCAATGCAGATTTCCAACGTGCAAGATAAAAGGAGTGGTGATGGCCCACAAGCTTATTTGCTTATGCCAAAATCAAAGCGTGGTGTAGAAGATTACTTTTACCCTTCCACTTCGCGCAAAGGATCGGGTGCTATCAACATAAAATTACCACACCAAGGCAGTGCTGCTGGTGTTGGTTATGAGGTTAGAGCAATGGATAGTAAAGAATTCTTATGTATATGCAAAAGTAAAATAAAGATTAACCCGGCTGGACTTCTTGAGGATATTAGTAATACAGCTTTCTCGAAGACAGTTCAAGAGTTGTTGGAACTGAAATCTGAAGGAAAAAAATACCCTCCAGCCTTAGATCCACGGGAAG GTGGCTATTCTGTTTCAGATCTGAAGATGAAAGATATGAATCTTGTGGAAGCATATAACAAATGGACTAGGCTGCTGCAAAAGATGTCAATGAATAAGTGTCATGGGTGTATAAAATTGGAGGAGCACATAACCTTGGCAAGAGAGATAAAGAAGCATAAAGATGAAATTGATAAGTTAAAATATCAAATGTCTGATGAAGCATTACAACAGATGCCAGACTTTCAGGGCAGG ATAGATGTTCTGAAGGAAATTGGTTGTATAGATGCTGACCTTGTCGTACAAATTAAAGGTCGTGTTGCTTGTGAGATGAATTCAGGGGAGGAGTTGATATGTACCGAGTGTTTATTTGAGAATCAGCTTGATGACCTGGAACCTGAAGAAGCTGTGGCCATAATGTCTGCGTTTGTGTTTCAGCAGAGGAACACATCTGAGCCTTCTCTTACTCCCAAGTTGTCTGAAGCTAAAAAGAG ACTGTACAACACAGCAATAAGGCTTGGAGAGCTTCAAGTCCACTTTAAATTACTGATAAAACCTGAAGAGTATGCGCAGGACAATCTGAAGTTTGGTCTTGTGAGAGTAGTTTATGAGTGGGCAAAG GGAACTCCATTTGCTGATATCTGTGAGCTTACTGACGTTCCTGAAGGCTTGATAGTGCGAACCATTGTCAGACTGGATGAGACATGTCGAGAGTTTAAAAATGCCGCTGCTATCATGGGTAATTCTGCACTCTACAAGAAAATGGAAGCTGCATCCAATGCAATAAAACGAGACATTGTTTTTGCAGCAAGCTTGTACATTACAGGAGTTTAA